In one Streptomyces sp. T12 genomic region, the following are encoded:
- a CDS encoding bifunctional 2-polyprenyl-6-hydroxyphenol methylase/3-demethylubiquinol 3-O-methyltransferase UbiG, translated as MTTSPPSPATKAPAPGLRDFYEDPAVPVASGEDRSRRQARMLARALGPAVPERPPATVLDVGCGDGSAAAVAARVLDGHRIVGVDWSQDALRRAARRLPRVVRGQLSDGGLPFVSGSADAVLFSEVVEHLVDPDGALDELRRVLRPGGHLMLSTPNLAAWYNRALLVGGVQPVFSEVSLRRVHGRPGSQVVGHLRLFTARALREFVTASGFEVVRLEGAPFHGVPRALRPLDRLACRLPSLSSILLVHARRR; from the coding sequence ATGACCACATCACCGCCGTCCCCGGCCACCAAGGCTCCCGCCCCGGGGCTTCGGGACTTCTACGAGGACCCGGCCGTCCCGGTCGCCTCCGGCGAGGACCGCAGTCGGCGGCAGGCCAGGATGCTGGCCCGCGCGCTCGGTCCCGCAGTGCCGGAGCGACCGCCCGCCACCGTGCTCGACGTGGGGTGCGGGGACGGCTCGGCGGCGGCCGTCGCCGCGCGTGTCCTGGACGGGCACCGGATCGTGGGCGTCGACTGGTCGCAGGACGCGCTGCGCCGGGCGGCGCGGCGGCTGCCGCGGGTGGTGCGCGGCCAACTGTCCGACGGCGGGCTTCCGTTCGTGTCCGGCAGTGCGGACGCGGTGCTGTTCAGCGAGGTCGTGGAGCACCTCGTCGACCCCGACGGCGCCCTCGACGAGCTGCGCCGGGTGCTGCGGCCGGGCGGTCATCTGATGCTCTCCACCCCGAACCTGGCCGCCTGGTACAACCGGGCGCTGCTGGTCGGCGGGGTCCAGCCCGTCTTCTCGGAGGTGAGTCTGCGCCGTGTCCACGGCAGGCCGGGCAGCCAAGTGGTGGGCCATCTGCGGCTGTTCACGGCGCGGGCGCTGCGGGAGTTCGTGACGGCGTCCGGCTTCGAGGTGGTACGGCTGGAGGGGGCGCCCTTCCACGGGGTTCCGCGTGCGCTGCGCCCGCTCGACCGGCTGGCCTGCCGGCTGCCGTCCCTGTCCTCGATCCTCCTCGTGCATGCCAGGCGGAGGTAG
- a CDS encoding DMT family transporter — protein sequence MPGGGSAVVWGVVAALLANVLYSTGFVLEKRALAGLPPLRAARPGRALRLLAGSPLWVGGALALALGFAAQLAVYRVLPIAAAQGLFVSGLVLLLLLSSVVLGERLTAAERRGVAVIALALLMMVASLRDSPEPIARTAPAGTLLALCVPALALGLWLYGTAERRARRRHRPPTTGVVYAVAIGLLYGVSSLAIKGVSGRLTTAGLGDAVPALLASPYPYLLLLTGAFGLVLSQTALQRCRASLIVPVCTTVTCVFSVAGGTVAFGEPLPQDPLRLTLRLGGTALALAVVLTLPRHDAHRPTPEGNRS from the coding sequence ATGCCAGGCGGAGGTAGCGCCGTGGTCTGGGGAGTGGTCGCGGCCCTGCTGGCGAACGTCCTCTACAGCACCGGGTTCGTGCTGGAGAAGCGGGCGCTGGCCGGTCTGCCGCCGCTGCGCGCCGCACGGCCGGGCCGGGCGCTGCGCCTGCTCGCCGGCAGCCCGCTGTGGGTCGGCGGCGCGCTGGCCCTGGCCCTGGGCTTCGCCGCTCAGCTGGCCGTCTACCGGGTCCTGCCGATCGCGGCGGCGCAAGGGCTGTTCGTCTCCGGGCTGGTGCTGCTGCTCCTGCTCTCCTCGGTGGTGCTGGGCGAGCGGCTGACGGCCGCGGAGCGGCGGGGTGTCGCCGTCATCGCGCTGGCGCTGCTGATGATGGTGGCGTCGCTGCGCGACAGCCCCGAGCCGATCGCGCGCACCGCTCCGGCCGGCACCCTGCTCGCCCTGTGCGTACCGGCGCTCGCGCTCGGCCTGTGGCTGTACGGCACGGCCGAGCGGCGGGCCCGCCGGCGCCATCGGCCGCCGACCACGGGTGTGGTGTACGCCGTGGCGATCGGGCTGCTGTACGGGGTGAGCTCGCTCGCGATCAAGGGCGTGTCCGGCCGGCTGACCACCGCGGGTCTCGGCGACGCCGTACCGGCTCTGCTCGCCTCCCCCTACCCCTACCTCCTGCTCCTCACCGGGGCCTTCGGCCTCGTGCTCTCGCAGACCGCCCTGCAACGCTGCCGGGCCTCGCTGATCGTGCCCGTGTGCACCACCGTCACCTGCGTGTTCAGCGTGGCGGGCGGCACGGTCGCGTTCGGCGAACCGCTCCCGCAGGACCCGCTGCGGCTGACCCTGCGCCTGGGCGGCACCGCGCTCGCCCTGGCCGTCGTGCTCACCCTGCCGCGTCACGACGCGCACCGCCCCACCCCCGAAGGGAACCGCTCATGA
- a CDS encoding Trm112 family protein: protein MKPDDPLLRILVCPLDKGPLILDGPGSALYNPRLRRRYPVIDGIPQLLPDSGEPVSDEQLAALSTLPTAH, encoded by the coding sequence ATGAAGCCCGACGACCCGCTGCTGAGGATCCTGGTCTGTCCCCTCGACAAAGGACCGCTGATCCTGGACGGACCGGGTTCCGCGCTCTACAACCCCCGCCTGCGTCGCCGTTATCCCGTGATCGACGGCATCCCCCAACTGCTGCCCGACTCGGGGGAGCCGGTGTCGGACGAACAACTGGCAGCACTCAGTACCCTGCCGACAGCGCACTGA
- a CDS encoding TetR family transcriptional regulator gives MSTSSGTPGRDEKTEAGAAKPPMREALVAAAFQLFPERGYEQTTVDDIVALAGVGRRSFFRYFPSKEDVVFPDHERCLADMTAFLAASGAEHEPVRRVCDAARLVLRMYAENPTFSVQRYRLTKKVPGLRAYELSVVWRYERALAEYLRERFAARRDGTLQADVIAAAVVAAHNNALRSWLRSDGQGDASAAVDHALGYVQSAFGAAPPPGPAGAEEPEDVVVVVSRRGAPLWRVVQEIEATLGRD, from the coding sequence ATGAGCACCAGCAGCGGGACCCCCGGCCGCGACGAGAAGACGGAGGCCGGGGCGGCGAAGCCACCGATGCGGGAGGCGCTGGTCGCGGCGGCTTTCCAGCTGTTCCCGGAGCGGGGCTACGAGCAGACGACCGTCGACGACATCGTGGCGCTGGCCGGTGTCGGACGGCGGTCCTTCTTCCGCTACTTCCCCTCGAAGGAGGACGTGGTCTTCCCCGACCACGAGCGGTGCCTCGCCGACATGACCGCCTTCCTCGCCGCGAGCGGCGCGGAGCACGAGCCGGTGCGCCGGGTGTGCGACGCGGCCCGGCTGGTGCTGCGCATGTACGCGGAGAACCCGACGTTCTCGGTGCAGCGCTACCGGCTCACCAAGAAGGTGCCGGGGCTGCGTGCCTACGAGCTGTCGGTGGTGTGGCGCTACGAGCGTGCCCTGGCCGAGTATCTGCGCGAGCGCTTCGCCGCCCGGCGCGACGGAACCCTGCAGGCCGATGTGATCGCCGCCGCCGTGGTCGCGGCGCACAACAACGCGCTGCGCTCCTGGCTGCGCTCGGACGGCCAGGGCGACGCGAGCGCCGCGGTGGACCACGCCCTGGGGTATGTGCAGTCGGCCTTCGGCGCCGCCCCTCCCCCGGGCCCCGCCGGTGCGGAGGAGCCCGAGGACGTGGTGGTCGTCGTGTCCCGGCGCGGTGCCCCGCTGTGGCGGGTCGTCCAGGAGATCGAGGCCACGCTCGGGCGGGACTGA
- a CDS encoding Zn-ribbon domain-containing OB-fold protein: MYHHSGSVVARQTAGSAAGVLDPAAPATEAVLFQRCTWCGTAMYHRLLCPVCQGSDLRTERSEGVGTVRHSTVVHRNTPAARNVSLVEMAEGFVVRGRVMGPPIGIHSGDRVRLSTAKDPVRGEPVFQLIDEPYRAWT; encoded by the coding sequence GTGTACCACCACTCAGGAAGCGTTGTTGCTCGTCAGACCGCAGGTTCCGCGGCCGGCGTACTCGACCCCGCGGCCCCTGCCACGGAGGCCGTCCTCTTCCAGCGCTGCACCTGGTGCGGCACGGCGATGTACCACCGGCTGCTGTGTCCGGTCTGCCAGGGCAGTGACCTGCGGACGGAGCGCAGCGAGGGCGTGGGGACGGTACGCCACTCGACGGTGGTCCACCGCAACACGCCCGCCGCGCGCAATGTGTCGCTCGTCGAGATGGCCGAGGGGTTCGTCGTACGCGGACGGGTGATGGGCCCGCCCATCGGCATCCACAGCGGGGACCGGGTCCGGCTGTCCACGGCGAAGGACCCGGTCCGGGGCGAGCCGGTGTTCCAGCTGATCGACGAGCCCTACCGCGCCTGGACCTGA
- a CDS encoding Gfo/Idh/MocA family protein — protein MSRTPHRRAAVVGTGHRAQTFTRALAERPGHLVAALCDPSPTRMAFHNRLLAEAGAPAATQWAPDRFTDMLATEDIDEVVVTTVDAEHDRYIVPALKAGCRVVTEKPMTVDAQRCARILDTVRDTGNSLTVAFNYRFNPVHEKVRDLLADGAIGEILSVHFEWLLDVRHGADYFRRWHRDKRNSGGLMVHKSGHHFDLVNWWLADEPRDVFGYGRLGFYGPAAGERHGLRRDYDRAHGADQAADDPFALDLAANDTLRALYLDAERDDGYVRDRNVFGGPVSIEDDMAVLVRYAGGATMTYHLTAYSPWEGYRVMFNGSAGRLELEVEESRWQPPRARIGSGSGAVHGDTAAEHAGGARLTLRPLWRPPVDVGLVTAHEAHGGGDPRMLDALFGPVDPAQTADSGTEAPAVAHPTATERDGALALAVGLAANQCFETGRPVAVPELIPGIRKPSVDQGAQVQAR, from the coding sequence ATGAGCCGAACTCCGCACCGCCGCGCCGCCGTTGTCGGCACCGGCCACCGCGCCCAGACCTTCACCCGGGCCCTCGCCGAACGCCCCGGCCACCTCGTCGCCGCCCTCTGCGACCCCAGCCCCACCCGGATGGCCTTCCACAACCGGCTGTTGGCCGAGGCCGGCGCACCCGCCGCCACCCAGTGGGCGCCGGACCGCTTCACCGACATGCTCGCCACAGAGGACATCGACGAGGTCGTCGTCACCACCGTCGACGCGGAACACGATCGCTACATCGTCCCTGCGCTGAAAGCGGGCTGCCGCGTCGTGACCGAGAAACCGATGACGGTGGACGCGCAGCGCTGCGCCCGCATCCTCGACACGGTCCGGGACACCGGCAACTCCCTCACCGTCGCCTTCAACTACCGCTTCAACCCCGTGCACGAGAAGGTCCGCGACCTGCTCGCCGACGGCGCGATCGGCGAGATCCTCTCCGTCCACTTCGAGTGGCTGCTCGACGTACGCCACGGCGCCGACTACTTCCGCCGCTGGCACCGGGACAAGCGCAACAGCGGCGGCCTGATGGTGCACAAGTCAGGCCACCACTTCGACCTGGTCAACTGGTGGCTCGCGGACGAGCCGAGGGACGTCTTCGGCTACGGGCGGCTCGGCTTCTACGGCCCCGCCGCGGGCGAACGCCACGGGCTGCGCCGGGACTACGACCGCGCCCACGGCGCCGACCAGGCCGCCGACGACCCCTTCGCCCTGGACCTTGCGGCCAACGACACGCTGCGGGCCCTCTATCTCGACGCCGAGCGGGACGACGGGTACGTGCGTGACCGCAACGTGTTCGGCGGGCCCGTCTCCATCGAGGACGACATGGCCGTCCTCGTGCGGTATGCCGGGGGCGCGACGATGACGTATCACCTCACCGCGTACTCGCCGTGGGAGGGCTACCGGGTCATGTTCAACGGCAGTGCGGGACGGCTGGAACTCGAGGTGGAGGAGAGCCGCTGGCAGCCGCCCCGGGCCCGGATCGGCTCCGGCAGCGGTGCGGTGCACGGGGACACGGCCGCCGAGCACGCGGGCGGCGCCCGGCTCACGCTGCGTCCGCTGTGGCGGCCTCCGGTGGACGTTGGGCTCGTGACCGCCCACGAGGCGCACGGCGGGGGCGATCCGCGCATGCTGGACGCCCTCTTCGGCCCCGTCGATCCCGCGCAGACGGCCGACTCGGGGACGGAGGCACCCGCGGTGGCGCATCCCACGGCCACCGAACGCGACGGCGCGCTGGCCCTGGCCGTCGGGCTCGCCGCCAATCAGTGCTTCGAGACGGGACGGCCCGTGGCCGTACCGGAGTTGATCCCCGGGATCCGGAAGCCCTCAGTCGATCAGGGGGCTCAGGTCCAGGCGCGGTAG
- a CDS encoding PPOX class F420-dependent oxidoreductase: protein MDDTLLEQLGAGKYLLITSYRKNGTGVATPVWVVRDSDALGVWTVADSWKVKRIRARGDVLVGPCDLRGRPTGDQVPATAEICDEATSARYRRLIARKYGITGRLTLLGSRLRRGVHGTVGIRITLTP from the coding sequence ATGGACGACACGTTGCTGGAGCAGCTCGGCGCGGGCAAGTACCTGCTCATCACCAGCTACCGCAAGAACGGCACAGGCGTGGCCACGCCGGTCTGGGTGGTGCGCGACTCGGACGCACTCGGCGTCTGGACGGTCGCCGACTCCTGGAAGGTCAAGCGCATCCGGGCCCGCGGCGACGTCCTCGTCGGCCCCTGCGACCTGCGCGGCAGGCCCACCGGCGACCAGGTCCCCGCGACCGCCGAGATCTGCGACGAGGCGACCAGTGCCCGCTACCGCCGGCTCATCGCCCGCAAGTACGGGATCACCGGCCGACTCACGCTGCTCGGCAGCCGACTGCGCCGCGGTGTGCACGGCACAGTCGGCATACGCATCACGTTGACGCCCTGA
- a CDS encoding MalY/PatB family protein, with product MTRIPYETSGEPNPFRALAFDRLRCRTSMKWRAYPDDVLPMWVAEMDVPLAEPVVRALTDALALGDTGYPAGTGYAEALAGFADKRWGWDGPAVERTAIVPDVMLGVVEMLKLVTGPGDAVVVNSPVYPPFYQFVGHMDRRVLEAPLGVDLRIDLDALDETFRRAVAGGRRAAFLLCSPHNPTGTLHTADELAAVAALADRHAVRVVTDEIHAPITAGGAEFVPYLSVPGAESGLSLMSASKAWNLAGLKAALAIAGPAAAADLARLPEEVSHGPSHLGVIAHTAALRDGTGWLDALLSALDDNRRLLADLLAEHLPAITYRPGEATYLAWLDCRALDLGDGVDPADVFLRRGRVALNSGIPFGTGGAGHVRLNLATSPELIREGVRRMAAALD from the coding sequence ATGACCAGGATCCCGTACGAGACGTCCGGTGAACCGAACCCCTTTCGCGCACTCGCCTTCGACCGTCTCCGATGTCGTACGAGCATGAAGTGGCGTGCCTATCCCGACGACGTGCTGCCGATGTGGGTGGCCGAGATGGACGTACCGCTCGCCGAACCCGTCGTCCGCGCGCTCACCGACGCCCTCGCACTCGGCGACACCGGCTACCCGGCGGGCACCGGCTACGCCGAGGCTTTGGCGGGGTTCGCGGACAAGCGGTGGGGCTGGGACGGGCCGGCCGTGGAGCGGACGGCGATCGTGCCCGACGTGATGCTCGGTGTGGTCGAGATGCTCAAACTGGTCACCGGACCGGGCGATGCGGTCGTGGTGAACTCACCCGTCTATCCGCCGTTCTACCAGTTCGTCGGGCACATGGACCGGCGGGTGCTCGAGGCCCCGCTGGGCGTGGATCTGCGCATCGACCTCGACGCTCTTGACGAAACGTTCCGGCGGGCGGTCGCCGGCGGGCGGCGCGCCGCCTTCCTGCTGTGCAGCCCCCACAATCCGACCGGCACCCTGCACACCGCGGACGAACTGGCCGCCGTGGCCGCCCTCGCCGACCGCCACGCCGTGCGGGTCGTCACCGACGAGATACACGCACCGATCACCGCCGGCGGTGCCGAGTTCGTGCCGTACCTGAGCGTCCCGGGTGCCGAGAGCGGGCTGTCGCTGATGTCGGCGTCGAAGGCCTGGAACCTGGCCGGCCTCAAGGCGGCCCTGGCCATCGCCGGGCCCGCGGCCGCCGCCGACCTGGCCCGCCTGCCCGAAGAGGTCAGCCACGGGCCCAGCCACCTCGGCGTCATAGCCCACACCGCCGCCCTGCGTGACGGCACCGGCTGGCTCGACGCCCTGCTGTCCGCACTCGACGACAACCGGCGCCTGCTCGCCGACCTCCTGGCCGAGCACCTCCCGGCGATCACCTACCGCCCGGGCGAGGCCACCTACCTCGCCTGGCTCGACTGCCGCGCCCTCGACCTCGGCGACGGTGTCGACCCGGCCGACGTCTTCCTGCGCCGCGGCCGGGTGGCACTCAACTCCGGGATCCCGTTCGGCACCGGGGGAGCCGGGCACGTACGGCTGAACCTGGCCACCTCGCCGGAGCTGATCAGGGAAGGCGTACGGCGGATGGCGGCGGCACTCGACTGA
- a CDS encoding S1 family peptidase translates to MRHARRRLVRRVTRLAAVGGLLLGGTMVTRAVASEPPDGSTGPHTYAAPATDTGSGLVSRLGTSRTAGSWIGSDGKPVVAVTDEEAAAEVRQSGAEAKMVDHSMDELKSATSTLRSAPRVAGTAWVMDYRSNEVVVRGDSTVSAADWSRMTKLADGMGGFVRMERTEGTFTTRLNGALPLLSTAGRCSAGFNVTDGQRDFILTAGHCGPDGSVWFADNRGTQQIGRTVKQNFPGADFSLVEYASGDAGAGAEVVSIGDGKGVRITGLADPAVGQRVFRSGSTSGLRDGEVTAVNATVNYPEGTVTGLIETNVCAEPGDSGGPMFSEGIALGVTSGGSGDCNAGGTTFFQPVTKALDSLGMKLIVAAPSGAGQQNGSPAPTPSASATQSAIAPGAASPGSSTPIAGADASTLLSRLADPKNVGPGLLVIAGSMVALVAARFIRAEQDRKAYRRHYSATWG, encoded by the coding sequence ATGAGGCACGCACGACGACGTCTCGTCCGGCGAGTGACACGGCTGGCGGCCGTCGGCGGACTCCTCCTCGGAGGAACGATGGTCACACGCGCCGTGGCGAGCGAACCTCCCGACGGCTCCACTGGCCCGCACACCTACGCCGCTCCGGCCACCGACACCGGCAGCGGTCTCGTCTCCCGCCTGGGCACTTCCCGTACGGCGGGCAGCTGGATCGGCTCCGACGGGAAGCCGGTCGTCGCGGTCACCGACGAGGAGGCGGCCGCCGAGGTGCGGCAGTCCGGCGCCGAGGCCAAGATGGTCGACCACAGCATGGACGAGCTGAAGTCGGCGACGTCGACGCTGCGTTCGGCGCCCCGCGTGGCCGGTACAGCGTGGGTCATGGACTACCGGTCCAACGAGGTGGTGGTACGGGGCGACAGCACCGTCTCGGCCGCCGACTGGTCCCGGATGACGAAGCTCGCGGACGGCATGGGCGGCTTCGTCCGCATGGAGCGCACCGAGGGCACGTTCACGACACGGCTCAACGGCGCACTGCCGCTGCTGTCGACCGCCGGGCGCTGTTCGGCCGGTTTCAACGTCACCGACGGACAGCGCGACTTCATCCTCACGGCCGGGCACTGCGGGCCGGACGGTTCCGTGTGGTTCGCCGACAACCGGGGCACCCAGCAGATCGGCCGCACCGTCAAGCAGAACTTCCCCGGCGCCGACTTCTCCCTGGTGGAGTACGCGAGCGGGGACGCGGGCGCCGGCGCCGAGGTCGTCTCCATCGGGGACGGCAAGGGTGTGCGGATCACGGGTCTGGCCGATCCGGCCGTGGGGCAGCGGGTGTTCCGCAGCGGCAGCACGAGCGGGCTGCGCGACGGTGAGGTGACCGCGGTCAACGCGACGGTCAACTACCCGGAGGGCACGGTCACGGGGCTCATCGAGACCAACGTGTGCGCCGAACCCGGGGACAGCGGTGGTCCGATGTTCTCCGAGGGGATCGCGCTGGGGGTGACCTCGGGCGGCAGCGGCGACTGCAACGCGGGCGGCACGACCTTCTTCCAGCCGGTGACGAAGGCGCTGGACTCGCTCGGCATGAAGCTGATCGTCGCGGCGCCGAGCGGCGCTGGTCAGCAGAACGGCTCGCCCGCTCCGACGCCGTCCGCGTCGGCCACGCAGAGCGCGATCGCGCCCGGTGCGGCATCGCCCGGCTCGTCGACCCCGATCGCCGGCGCCGATGCGTCGACCCTGCTGTCCCGGCTCGCGGACCCGAAGAACGTCGGCCCCGGGCTGCTGGTCATCGCGGGGAGCATGGTCGCGCTGGTGGCGGCCCGCTTCATCCGCGCGGAGCAGGACCGCAAGGCGTACCGGCGCCACTACTCGGCGACCTGGGGCTGA
- a CDS encoding ROK family transcriptional regulator codes for MTAVAASWLPLSPGERSVAIEVLLGGPVSRTELARRLDLSAGSLTRLTKPLIESGLLVEVPEAGAPAEVRQGRPSQPLDVVAESRSFIGFKITDDMVYGVVTTLRSEIVARYDRPLATHDPAEVVDLLGEMADELAGSHPRLAGIGIGVGGLVEERAVVGESPFLHWRDVPLAELVEERTGLPVVVENDVAALVEAETWFGAGRGLDRFVVLTIGAGIGYGLVLCGKRVPYAEEDRGFGRHWIVNPNGPLTPDGARGSAVSLLTIPNIRYQVQAATGRDRTYEEILELAAAGEPMASRVIEEAARALGTLVAQIGNFVLPQKVLLAGEGVGLMEVAGKTVTETIRAHRHPLAAPIDLEIKVSDFHDWARGAAVLAIQVLVLGAADA; via the coding sequence ATGACCGCAGTAGCCGCCAGCTGGCTTCCCCTCAGCCCCGGTGAACGCTCGGTGGCGATCGAGGTGCTCCTCGGCGGCCCGGTGTCGCGCACCGAACTCGCCCGGCGGCTCGATCTGTCCGCGGGCAGCCTCACCCGGCTGACCAAACCGCTGATCGAGTCGGGCCTCCTCGTCGAGGTCCCCGAGGCGGGCGCCCCGGCGGAGGTGCGTCAGGGCCGGCCGTCCCAGCCGCTGGACGTCGTCGCCGAGTCACGCTCCTTCATCGGCTTCAAGATCACCGATGACATGGTCTACGGCGTCGTCACCACCCTCCGGAGCGAGATCGTCGCCCGCTACGACCGCCCCCTCGCCACCCACGACCCCGCCGAGGTCGTGGACCTGCTGGGGGAGATGGCCGACGAACTCGCCGGCAGCCACCCCCGGCTCGCCGGCATCGGCATCGGTGTGGGCGGTCTCGTCGAGGAGCGTGCCGTGGTCGGGGAGTCCCCGTTCCTGCACTGGCGCGACGTCCCGCTCGCCGAACTGGTCGAGGAGCGCACGGGCTTGCCGGTCGTCGTGGAGAACGACGTGGCCGCCCTCGTCGAGGCGGAGACCTGGTTCGGCGCCGGCCGCGGCCTCGACCGCTTCGTCGTCCTCACCATCGGCGCCGGCATCGGCTACGGGCTGGTCTTGTGCGGCAAGCGGGTGCCGTATGCCGAGGAGGACCGGGGCTTCGGGCGGCACTGGATCGTGAACCCCAACGGTCCGCTCACTCCCGACGGGGCCCGCGGCAGCGCCGTCTCCCTGCTGACCATCCCCAACATCCGCTACCAGGTGCAGGCCGCCACCGGCCGTGACCGCACATACGAGGAGATCCTCGAGCTCGCCGCGGCGGGCGAGCCGATGGCCTCCCGGGTCATCGAGGAGGCGGCCCGCGCCCTGGGCACCCTGGTCGCCCAGATCGGCAACTTCGTGCTGCCGCAGAAGGTCCTGCTCGCCGGAGAGGGGGTCGGTCTGATGGAGGTCGCCGGCAAGACTGTGACGGAGACCATCCGCGCCCATCGGCACCCGCTGGCCGCCCCGATCGACCTGGAGATCAAGGTGTCCGACTTTCACGACTGGGCGCGTGGTGCCGCCGTTCTCGCGATCCAGGTGCTGGTGCTCGGGGCGGCGGACGCCTGA
- a CDS encoding carbohydrate ABC transporter permease, whose protein sequence is MTIASSSPPSRLPLGGAEGAGTKSRTRRARSRESQGDGRLAAVFIAPAMLGFLVFLLWPTLRGIYLSFTRFNLLTPAQWVGLDNYVRMVHDPIFWDSLKVTVEYVVINIGVQTVAALAIAVLLQRLTQSAMLRGIVLTPYLMSNVVAGLVWLWILDTQLGIGNEIISAVGFDRIPFLNDETWAIPTIALINVWRHVGYTALLLFAGLQAIPNDVYEAARVDGASEWRMFWRITMPLLRPVLAVVLIMTVIGSFQVFDTVAVTTAGGPANATNVLQYYIYGSAFGRFQFGYASAMSVALLVVLSAITVLQYRLTRAGQTDLG, encoded by the coding sequence ATGACCATCGCCTCCAGCAGCCCTCCGTCGCGTCTGCCTCTGGGCGGCGCCGAGGGGGCAGGGACCAAGTCGAGGACGCGGCGGGCGCGCTCCCGCGAGAGTCAGGGGGACGGGCGGCTCGCCGCGGTGTTCATCGCTCCGGCGATGCTGGGCTTCCTGGTCTTCCTGCTCTGGCCGACGCTGCGGGGCATCTATCTGAGCTTCACCCGGTTCAACCTGCTCACGCCCGCGCAGTGGGTGGGCCTGGACAACTACGTGCGGATGGTCCACGACCCGATCTTCTGGGACTCGTTGAAGGTGACCGTCGAGTACGTCGTCATCAACATCGGCGTACAGACGGTCGCCGCGCTCGCGATCGCGGTGCTGCTGCAGCGGCTGACCCAGTCGGCGATGCTGCGGGGCATCGTGCTCACGCCGTATCTGATGTCGAACGTCGTCGCGGGCCTGGTCTGGCTGTGGATCCTCGACACCCAGCTCGGCATCGGCAACGAGATCATCAGCGCGGTCGGCTTCGACCGTATCCCCTTCCTCAACGACGAGACCTGGGCCATCCCCACGATCGCCCTGATCAACGTCTGGCGGCACGTCGGCTACACCGCGCTGCTCCTGTTCGCCGGCCTCCAGGCCATCCCGAACGACGTCTACGAGGCGGCCAGGGTGGACGGCGCGAGCGAGTGGCGGATGTTCTGGCGGATCACCATGCCGCTGCTGCGGCCGGTGCTGGCCGTGGTGCTGATCATGACCGTGATCGGTTCGTTCCAGGTCTTCGACACCGTGGCGGTGACCACCGCGGGCGGTCCGGCGAACGCGACCAACGTCCTTCAGTACTACATCTACGGCTCCGCCTTCGGCCGCTTCCAGTTCGGCTACGCGTCGGCGATGTCCGTCGCCCTGCTGGTCGTGCTGAGCGCGATCACCGTCCTGCAGTACCGGCTCACCCGGGCCGGCCAGACCGACCTCGGCTGA
- a CDS encoding carbohydrate ABC transporter permease has protein sequence MAAVTTTTTGIRPVRRRFSVGRAAAWTVMGLIVLITALPFYWILRTALSSNAGLNADPANPLPVGLTTSGFERALGLQSAKEAIAQGGAGGGLDFWRYLLNSVIVSTLITGCQIFFSAMAAYAFARLRWRGRDKVFGLFLAGLMVPTIFTLLPNFVLIKQLHLVDSLLGIALPSLFMTPFAVFFLRQFFMNIPGEIEEAALLDGAGKIKIFFRVVLPMASTPIITLSVLTYITSWNDYFWPLMVSYSDSSRVLTVALAIFRAQTPATGVDWSGLTAATLIAALPMLVLFACFARRIVSSIGFTGIK, from the coding sequence GTGGCTGCCGTGACCACTACGACGACCGGGATACGTCCGGTCAGGCGCAGGTTCTCCGTCGGCCGGGCCGCCGCCTGGACCGTGATGGGCCTGATCGTCCTCATCACTGCGCTGCCGTTCTACTGGATCCTGCGCACCGCGCTGTCCAGCAACGCGGGCCTCAACGCAGACCCCGCGAATCCCCTGCCCGTCGGCCTCACCACCAGCGGCTTCGAACGCGCCCTCGGGCTGCAGTCCGCCAAGGAGGCCATCGCCCAGGGCGGCGCCGGCGGCGGACTGGACTTCTGGCGCTACCTGCTCAACTCGGTGATCGTCTCGACGCTGATCACCGGCTGCCAGATCTTCTTCTCGGCGATGGCCGCCTACGCCTTCGCGCGGCTGCGCTGGCGCGGCCGGGACAAGGTGTTCGGTCTGTTCCTGGCCGGGCTGATGGTGCCGACCATCTTCACGCTGCTGCCGAACTTCGTACTCATCAAGCAACTCCACCTCGTGGACTCGCTGTTGGGCATCGCCCTGCCGAGCCTGTTCATGACCCCGTTCGCCGTGTTCTTCCTGCGGCAGTTCTTCATGAACATCCCCGGCGAGATCGAGGAGGCGGCGCTGCTCGACGGCGCCGGAAAGATCAAGATCTTCTTTCGGGTGGTCCTGCCGATGGCGTCCACGCCGATCATCACGCTGTCCGTGCTGACGTACATCACTTCCTGGAACGACTACTTCTGGCCGCTGATGGTCTCCTACAGCGACAGCTCTCGCGTGCTGACCGTGGCACTGGCGATCTTCCGGGCGCAGACCCCGGCGACCGGCGTCGACTGGTCCGGGCTCACGGCGGCGACGCTGATCGCCGCGCTCCCGATGCTGGTGCTCTTCGCCTGCTTCGCCCGCCGCATCGTCAGCTCCATCGGCTTCACCGGGATCAAGTGA